Proteins encoded together in one Pseudomonas asiatica window:
- a CDS encoding DMT family transporter — protein MNAYTYLAIAICAEVIATASMKAVKGLSTPLPLLLMVVGYGIAFWMLTLVVRSIPVGIAYAIWSGLGIVLISVAALVIYGQKLDVPAMLGMAMIVGGVVVIQLFSKTAGH, from the coding sequence ATGAATGCCTACACCTACCTCGCCATCGCCATCTGCGCCGAAGTCATCGCCACCGCTTCCATGAAAGCGGTGAAAGGCTTGAGTACGCCCTTGCCGTTGCTGCTGATGGTGGTTGGTTACGGCATTGCTTTCTGGATGCTGACCCTGGTGGTGCGCAGCATTCCGGTGGGGATCGCCTATGCCATCTGGTCGGGGCTGGGGATTGTGCTGATCAGTGTGGCAGCGCTGGTGATCTATGGGCAGAAGCTGGATGTGCCAGCGATGCTGGGGATGGCGATGATTGTGGGTGGGGTGGTGGTGATTCAGCTGTTTTCGAAGACTGCTGGGCATTGA
- a CDS encoding LysR family transcriptional regulator — protein sequence MAEHWNLEQLRTFLRVAELRSFSAVAREQRKAQSAISSAIALLETDLGVTLFERSSGRQPKLTENGSALLEDARELLRQCERLDGRALALMRGQEALLRVAQDEAMPYQPVIDSLDELASRYPFLEVQLASGAQGDVARKLVERRADLGLFFHHESIPASLERRALGSVEMVTVCAVGHPLAGEGRVTRQQLARHRQLLIAPQQSGYPGGEAISPQVWRADSFYAMAELLMRGLGWAWLPRHVVQYPTYQAHMVELDSEWRPPALVVELAWRRDEPLGPAAQWLAERFAVHLRAIG from the coding sequence ATGGCCGAGCACTGGAACCTTGAACAGTTGCGTACTTTCCTGCGCGTTGCAGAACTGCGCTCGTTCTCTGCCGTGGCCCGCGAGCAGCGCAAGGCCCAGTCGGCAATCAGCAGCGCGATCGCCCTGCTCGAAACCGACCTGGGGGTAACCTTGTTCGAGCGCAGCAGTGGCCGGCAACCCAAGCTGACCGAGAACGGCAGCGCCCTGTTGGAAGATGCCCGCGAACTGTTGCGCCAGTGCGAGCGTCTGGATGGCCGTGCGTTGGCGCTGATGCGCGGGCAGGAGGCCTTGTTGCGGGTCGCCCAGGACGAAGCCATGCCCTATCAGCCGGTCATTGACAGCCTCGACGAACTGGCCAGCCGCTACCCGTTCCTGGAGGTGCAGCTGGCCAGCGGTGCCCAGGGCGATGTGGCGCGCAAGCTGGTGGAGCGGCGCGCCGATCTTGGACTGTTCTTCCACCACGAGAGCATCCCGGCCTCGCTGGAGCGGCGCGCCTTGGGTAGCGTCGAAATGGTCACGGTATGCGCGGTCGGTCACCCGCTCGCCGGCGAAGGCCGGGTTACCCGGCAGCAACTGGCGCGCCACCGACAATTGTTGATTGCCCCGCAGCAAAGCGGCTACCCCGGCGGCGAAGCGATCAGCCCGCAGGTGTGGCGCGCCGACAGCTTCTACGCCATGGCCGAACTGCTGATGCGTGGCCTGGGGTGGGCCTGGCTGCCGCGGCACGTGGTGCAGTACCCGACCTACCAGGCGCACATGGTCGAACTGGACAGCGAGTGGCGGCCACCGGCCTTGGTGGTGGAGCTGGCCTGGCGTCGCGACGAGCCGCTGGGGCCTGCTGCGCAGTGGCTGGCCGAGCGCTTTGCGGTGCACCTGCGCGCGATCGGGTAA